The proteins below are encoded in one region of Rhizobacter sp.:
- a CDS encoding uracil-DNA glycosylase: MTADDLRAAFGTVPEAWRRVLPGWTLDKQAALIGRIKEVSGDKPIGPEDPFRALRLVRPEEAKVVIFGQDPYPTAGHADGLAFSAGHGKPRSLARIFEVLAADRPGWVPPAVWKLDAWARQGVLLLNPALTVEIGSAGSHLKTGWLALTSEIVSVLSQRSDPPIFLVWGGKAQDFLARAVPPGVQPRVLATRHPSYDLHKQFMSGGSHFVATQQLVDWWAL, encoded by the coding sequence ATGACGGCCGACGACCTGCGCGCCGCCTTTGGCACGGTGCCCGAGGCGTGGCGCAGGGTGCTGCCTGGCTGGACGCTCGACAAGCAGGCGGCCTTGATCGGGCGGATCAAGGAGGTCTCAGGCGACAAGCCGATCGGCCCGGAAGACCCGTTCCGGGCCTTGCGCCTTGTGAGGCCAGAGGAGGCCAAGGTGGTGATCTTCGGCCAGGACCCCTACCCCACGGCGGGCCATGCCGACGGCCTCGCCTTTTCGGCGGGGCATGGCAAGCCGCGGTCGCTTGCCCGCATCTTCGAAGTGCTGGCTGCGGATCGACCGGGGTGGGTGCCGCCCGCCGTGTGGAAGCTCGACGCCTGGGCCCGGCAAGGGGTGTTGCTCTTGAACCCGGCGCTGACGGTGGAAATCGGGTCGGCAGGCAGTCACCTCAAGACGGGTTGGCTTGCGCTTACATCCGAGATTGTTTCCGTGTTGAGCCAGCGCAGCGATCCACCCATCTTCCTCGTTTGGGGCGGCAAGGCCCAGGATTTCCTCGCCCGGGCGGTGCCTCCCGGGGTGCAGCCGCGCGTCCTGGCAACGCGCCACCCCTCCTACGACCTTCACAAGCAGTTCATGTCCGGCGGCAGCCACTTCGTGGCAACTCAGCAACTCGTCGACTGGTGGGCTCTGTGA
- the tuf gene encoding elongation factor Tu, producing the protein MAKGKFERTKPHVNVGTIGHVDHGKTTLTAAITTVLSKKFGGEAKAYDQIDAAPEEKARGITINTAHVEYETANRHYAHVDCPGHADYVKNMITGAAQMDGAILVCSAADGPMPQTREHILLARQVGVKYIIVFLNKCDMVDDAELLELVEMEVRELLSKYDFPGDDTPIIKGSAKLAMEGDTGELGEGAIFKLAEALDTYIPTPERAIDGAFLMPVEDVFSISGRGTVVTGRVERGVIKVGEEIEIVGIKATQKTTCTGVEMFRKLLDQGQAGDNVGILLRGTKREEVERGQVLCKPGSIKPHTHFTAEIYVLSKEEGGRHTPFFNNYRPQFYFRTTDVTGAVELPKDKEMVMPGDNVSITVKLIAPIAMEEGLRFAIREGGRTVGSGVVAKILE; encoded by the coding sequence ATGGCAAAAGGCAAATTTGAACGGACCAAGCCGCACGTGAACGTGGGGACGATTGGTCACGTGGACCATGGCAAGACGACGCTGACGGCGGCGATCACGACGGTGCTGTCGAAGAAGTTCGGCGGTGAAGCCAAGGCGTATGACCAGATCGACGCGGCGCCCGAAGAAAAGGCGCGCGGCATCACCATCAACACCGCCCACGTTGAGTACGAGACCGCCAACCGTCACTACGCGCACGTCGACTGCCCCGGGCACGCCGACTACGTGAAGAACATGATCACCGGTGCTGCCCAGATGGACGGCGCCATCCTCGTGTGCTCGGCCGCTGACGGCCCCATGCCCCAGACCCGCGAGCACATCCTGCTCGCCCGTCAGGTCGGTGTGAAGTACATCATCGTCTTCCTCAACAAGTGCGACATGGTCGACGACGCCGAGCTCCTCGAGCTCGTCGAAATGGAAGTGCGCGAGCTCCTCAGCAAGTACGACTTCCCCGGCGACGACACCCCCATCATCAAGGGCTCGGCCAAGCTCGCCATGGAAGGCGACACCGGCGAACTCGGCGAGGGTGCCATCTTCAAGCTCGCAGAAGCCCTCGACACCTACATCCCCACGCCTGAGCGCGCCATCGACGGCGCCTTCCTCATGCCCGTGGAAGACGTGTTCTCCATCTCCGGCCGCGGCACCGTCGTGACCGGCCGTGTCGAGCGTGGTGTCATCAAGGTCGGTGAAGAAATCGAAATCGTCGGCATCAAGGCCACGCAAAAGACCACCTGCACCGGCGTCGAGATGTTCCGCAAGCTGCTCGACCAAGGTCAGGCAGGCGACAACGTCGGCATCCTGCTGCGCGGCACCAAGCGCGAAGAAGTCGAGCGCGGCCAAGTGCTGTGCAAGCCCGGCTCCATCAAGCCCCACACCCACTTCACCGCTGAGATCTACGTTCTGAGCAAGGAAGAGGGCGGCCGCCACACCCCGTTCTTCAACAACTACCGTCCCCAGTTCTACTTCCGCACGACGGACGTGACCGGCGCGGTGGAGCTGCCGAAGGACAAGGAAATGGTCATGCCGGGCGACAACGTCAGCATCACCGTCAAGCTGATCGCCCCGATCGCCATGGAAGAAGGCCTGCGCTTCGCCATCCGCGAAGGCGGCCGCACCGTCGGCTCGGGCGTCGTCGCCAAGATCCTGGAGTAA
- the secE gene encoding preprotein translocase subunit SecE, protein MANPQIETVSTGADKAKLAVAGVLVVGAVVAFYLLGKQDMWVRVVALLVLLAMAVGTFFTSESGKQLIAFGQDSVKEVKKVVWPTRKEAGQMTLYVFAFVVVMALFLWLTDKTLEWVLYDLILGWKR, encoded by the coding sequence ATGGCCAATCCGCAAATCGAAACTGTTTCCACCGGCGCCGACAAGGCCAAGCTGGCTGTGGCCGGCGTCCTGGTCGTGGGCGCGGTGGTCGCGTTCTACCTGCTCGGCAAGCAAGACATGTGGGTGCGCGTGGTCGCGCTCCTCGTGCTGCTGGCGATGGCCGTTGGGACGTTCTTCACCTCCGAGTCGGGCAAGCAGCTGATCGCCTTCGGTCAAGACTCCGTCAAGGAAGTGAAGAAGGTGGTCTGGCCGACCCGCAAGGAAGCGGGCCAGATGACCCTCTACGTGTTTGCGTTCGTCGTCGTGATGGCACTGTTCCTGTGGCTGACCGACAAGACCCTGGAGTGGGTGCTGTACGACCTGATTCTCGGATGGAAGAGGTAA
- the nusG gene encoding transcription termination/antitermination protein NusG, translating into MSEQPTTGGEVTAASLAPATNKRWYVVHAYSGMEKAVERNLRERIERSGMQDKFGRILVPMEEVVELKNGKKAVTERRFFPGYVLVEMEMADDTWHLVKHTSKVTGFVGGAKNRPAPISEAEVMKIVTQMQEGVEKPRPKVEWSVGELVRVKEGPFTDFNGAVEDVNYDKSKVRVSVTIFGRATPVELDFSQVEKI; encoded by the coding sequence ATGAGCGAACAACCCACCACGGGCGGTGAAGTGACGGCGGCCTCGCTGGCGCCGGCGACCAACAAGCGCTGGTACGTCGTGCACGCCTATTCCGGCATGGAAAAGGCTGTCGAGCGCAACCTGCGCGAGCGCATCGAACGCTCGGGCATGCAAGACAAGTTCGGCCGCATCCTGGTGCCGATGGAAGAAGTTGTCGAGCTCAAGAACGGCAAGAAGGCCGTGACCGAGCGCCGTTTCTTTCCGGGCTACGTGCTGGTCGAGATGGAGATGGCCGACGACACCTGGCACCTGGTGAAGCACACCAGCAAGGTGACGGGCTTCGTGGGTGGTGCGAAGAACCGCCCGGCGCCGATTTCCGAAGCCGAGGTGATGAAGATCGTCACCCAGATGCAAGAGGGTGTGGAGAAGCCGCGGCCTAAGGTGGAGTGGTCGGTTGGCGAGCTGGTGCGCGTCAAGGAAGGCCCGTTCACCGACTTCAATGGCGCCGTGGAAGACGTCAACTACGACAAGTCCAAGGTGCGTGTGTCGGTCACCATCTTCGGCCGCGCGACGCCGGTCGAGCTCGACTTCTCCCAAGTCGAAAAGATCTGA
- the rplK gene encoding 50S ribosomal protein L11, with protein sequence MAKKIVGFIKLQVPAGKANPSPPIGPALGQRGLNIMEFCKAFNAQTQGMEPGLALPVVITAFADKSFTFVLKSPPAAVLIKKALKLDKGSAKPHTDKVGKLTRAQAEEIAKVKVKDLTGADLDAAVRTIAGTARSMGVTVEGV encoded by the coding sequence ATGGCCAAGAAAATTGTCGGCTTCATCAAGCTGCAAGTTCCGGCGGGTAAAGCCAACCCGTCCCCCCCGATCGGTCCGGCGCTGGGTCAGCGCGGTCTGAACATCATGGAGTTCTGCAAGGCGTTCAACGCCCAGACACAAGGCATGGAGCCGGGTCTGGCGCTGCCGGTGGTGATCACCGCCTTTGCGGACAAGTCCTTCACCTTCGTCCTGAAGAGCCCGCCCGCGGCGGTGCTGATCAAGAAGGCGCTCAAGCTCGACAAGGGTTCGGCCAAGCCCCACACCGACAAGGTTGGCAAGCTGACCCGCGCGCAGGCTGAGGAGATTGCCAAGGTCAAGGTCAAGGACCTGACCGGCGCCGACCTCGACGCCGCTGTCCGCACGATCGCTGGTACCGCCCGTTCGATGGGCGTGACGGTGGAAGGAGTCTGA
- the rplA gene encoding 50S ribosomal protein L1, which yields MAKLTKRQKALAGKVESTKLYALDNALAIVKECATAKFDESIDVAVQLGIDAKKSDQVVRGAVVLPNGTGKTKRVAVFAQGAKAEEAKAAGADIVGMDDLAERIKAGNMDFDVVIASPDTMRIVGTLGQVLGPRGLMPNPKVGTVTPDVATAVKNAKAGQVQFRVDKAGIVHGTIGRRSFDSDKLAGNLRALIEALNKAKPATSKGIYLRKVAISSTMGVGARVDVATINAAPTQA from the coding sequence ATGGCCAAGCTGACCAAACGCCAGAAGGCCCTCGCCGGCAAGGTTGAGAGCACCAAGCTGTACGCCCTCGACAACGCGCTCGCGATCGTCAAGGAATGCGCCACCGCCAAGTTCGATGAATCCATCGACGTGGCCGTGCAACTCGGCATCGACGCCAAGAAGTCCGACCAGGTCGTGCGTGGCGCCGTCGTGCTGCCCAACGGCACCGGCAAGACCAAGCGCGTCGCCGTGTTCGCCCAAGGCGCCAAGGCTGAAGAAGCCAAGGCCGCCGGTGCCGACATCGTCGGTATGGACGACCTCGCCGAGCGCATCAAGGCCGGCAACATGGACTTCGACGTGGTGATCGCATCGCCCGACACCATGCGCATCGTCGGTACCCTCGGTCAGGTGCTGGGCCCGCGTGGCCTGATGCCGAACCCGAAGGTCGGCACGGTGACGCCTGACGTCGCCACCGCGGTGAAGAATGCCAAGGCGGGCCAGGTGCAGTTCCGCGTCGACAAGGCCGGCATCGTGCACGGCACGATCGGCCGCCGTTCGTTCGACTCCGACAAGCTCGCCGGCAACCTGCGCGCACTGATCGAAGCCCTGAACAAGGCCAAGCCGGCCACGTCCAAGGGCATCTACCTGCGCAAGGTGGCGATCTCGTCGACGATGGGTGTGGGCGCCCGCGTGGACGTGGCGACCATCAACGCCGCACCGACGCAGGCTTGA
- the rplJ gene encoding 50S ribosomal protein L10, which translates to MSLNRNEKATVVADVAAQAAKSQTLALAEYRGLTVAHLDVLRKQAREKGVYLHVLKNTLARRAVAGTPFEVASDAMVGPLIYGFSEDAVAAAKVIADFAKGNDKLVLKAGAYAGKALDAEAVKALASIPSKEVLLSQIAGLLKSPVQRTAAVLAALAKKREEAAPAA; encoded by the coding sequence TTGAGTCTCAATCGCAACGAGAAAGCCACCGTGGTGGCGGATGTGGCGGCCCAGGCGGCCAAGTCGCAGACGCTGGCGCTGGCCGAGTACCGTGGCCTCACCGTCGCTCACCTCGACGTGCTGCGCAAGCAGGCGCGCGAAAAGGGCGTGTACCTTCACGTGCTGAAGAACACCCTGGCTCGCCGTGCCGTCGCTGGCACCCCGTTCGAAGTGGCGTCGGACGCCATGGTCGGTCCGCTGATCTACGGTTTTTCTGAAGATGCTGTCGCCGCGGCCAAAGTCATCGCCGACTTTGCCAAGGGCAACGACAAGCTGGTGCTGAAGGCTGGCGCTTACGCTGGCAAGGCGCTGGACGCGGAGGCTGTGAAGGCCCTGGCGTCCATCCCGAGCAAGGAAGTGCTGCTGTCGCAGATCGCCGGCTTGCTCAAGTCGCCGGTCCAGCGCACCGCTGCCGTCCTGGCCGCTCTGGCCAAGAAGCGCGAAGAAGCCGCCCCGGCTGCCTGA
- the rplL gene encoding 50S ribosomal protein L7/L12 codes for MAFDKDAFLTALDSMSVMELNDLVKAIEEKFGVSAASMAVGGGGGAAGGAAAPAAEEKTEFNVMLLEAGANKVSVIKAVREITGLGLKEAKDLVDGAPKPVKEGAAKADAEAAVKKLVEAGAKAELK; via the coding sequence ATGGCATTCGACAAAGACGCATTCCTGACCGCCCTCGACAGCATGTCGGTCATGGAACTCAATGACCTGGTCAAGGCAATCGAAGAGAAGTTCGGCGTGTCCGCCGCTTCGATGGCTGTTGGCGGTGGCGGCGGTGCCGCTGGCGGCGCTGCCGCTCCGGCCGCTGAAGAGAAGACCGAATTCAACGTGATGCTGCTCGAAGCAGGCGCCAACAAGGTGTCGGTCATCAAGGCCGTTCGCGAAATCACCGGCCTGGGCCTCAAGGAAGCCAAGGACCTGGTCGATGGCGCTCCGAAGCCCGTCAAGGAAGGCGCTGCCAAGGCCGATGCCGAAGCCGCCGTCAAGAAGCTGGTGGAAGCCGGCGCCAAGGCCGAACTCAAGTAA
- the rpoB gene encoding DNA-directed RNA polymerase subunit beta — MAQQATPYSYTERKRIRKSFGKRESVLNVPYLLTMQKESYVAFLQKDVPPQKRKPEGLQAAFLSAFPIVSHNGFVEMKFIEYNMAKPAFDTRECQQRGLTYAAAVRAKLQMIIYDREAAQAKTVKEIKEQEVYMGEVPLMTDYGSFIVNGTERVIVSQLHRSPGVFFEHDKGKTHSSGKLLFSARIIPYRGSWLDFEFDPKDILYFRVDRRRKMPVTILLKAIGLNPESILANFFVFDNFRLMDSGAQLEFVADRLRGEIARFDITDKNGNVVVEKDKRITARHTRTLEQTETQFISVPEDYLVGRVLARNMVDADTGEIIAKANDELTEALLKKLRAAGVKELQALYTNELDEGAYISQTLAADETADQLAARVAIYRMMRPGEPPTEDAVEALFNRLFYNADTYDLSRVGRMKFNARVMRDSAEGPMTLSNDDILDVVKILVELRNGRGQVDDIDHLGNRRVRCVGELAENQYRSGLARIEKAVKERLGQAETEALMPHDLINSKPISAALKEFFGASQLSQFMDQTNPLSEITHKRRVSALGPGGLTRERAGFEVRDVHVTHYGRVCPIETPEGPNIGLINSLALYAQLNEYGFLETPYRRVADGKVTDQIDYLSAIEEGKYVIAQANATLDKDGKLIDELVSARDNGESILTSPERIQYMDVAPTQIVSVAASLVPFLEHDDANRALMGANMQRQAVPVLRPEKAFVGTGVERVAAKDSGTVVAARRGGVVDYVDTNRIVIRVNDTETVAGEVGVDIYNLIKYQRSNQNTNIHQRPIVKRGDVVSAEDIIADGASTDIGELALGQNMLVAFMPWNGYNFEDSILISERVVADDRYTSIHIEELVVMARDTKLGAEEITRDIPNLSEQQLARLDESGIVYVGAEVNPGDTLVGKVTPKGETTLTPEEKLLRAIFGEKASDVKDTSLRVDQGTSGTVIDVQVFTREGIQRDKRAQQIIDDELKRYRLDLNDQLRIVEADAFDRIEKLLVGKVANGGPQKIAKGTSITKDYLATVEKYHWFDIRPADEELANQLESIKNSLEQTRHSFDLAFEEKRKKLTQGDELPAGVLKMVKVYLAVKRRLQPGDKMAGRHGNKGVVSKITPVEDMPYMADGTPCDIVLNPLGVPSRMNVGQVLEVHLGWAGKGIGQRLGDMLQQQAKVAELRKFLDELYNKSGGKTERLDHLGDDEIIEMAQNLSKGVPFATPVFDGATEEEIRGMLKLAYPDDIAKAKGLTETRTQATLYDGRTGENFERPVTVGYMHVLKLHHLVDDKMHARSTGPYSLVTQQPLGGKAQFGGQRFGEMEVWALEAYGASYVLQEMLTVKSDDVNGRTKVYESIVKGEHAIEAGMPESFNVLVKEIRSLGIDMELERN; from the coding sequence ATGGCGCAACAAGCAACCCCGTACAGCTACACCGAGCGCAAGCGTATCCGCAAGAGCTTCGGCAAGCGAGAGAGTGTCCTCAACGTTCCCTATCTGCTCACGATGCAGAAGGAGTCTTACGTTGCCTTCCTGCAAAAGGACGTCCCACCGCAGAAACGCAAACCTGAAGGTCTGCAAGCGGCTTTCCTCTCCGCCTTCCCGATCGTGTCGCACAACGGGTTTGTGGAGATGAAGTTCATCGAATACAACATGGCCAAGCCCGCATTCGACACGCGCGAGTGCCAGCAGCGTGGCCTGACCTACGCCGCCGCCGTGCGCGCCAAGTTGCAGATGATCATCTATGACCGTGAAGCCGCGCAGGCCAAGACGGTCAAGGAAATCAAGGAACAAGAGGTCTACATGGGCGAAGTGCCGCTCATGACCGACTACGGCTCGTTCATCGTCAACGGCACCGAGCGCGTGATCGTGTCTCAGCTGCACCGTTCGCCGGGCGTGTTCTTCGAGCATGACAAGGGCAAGACGCACTCGTCGGGCAAGCTGCTGTTCTCGGCGCGGATCATTCCGTACCGTGGCTCCTGGCTCGACTTCGAATTCGACCCGAAGGACATCCTGTACTTCCGCGTCGACCGCCGTCGCAAGATGCCGGTCACGATTCTGCTGAAGGCCATCGGCCTGAACCCGGAATCGATCCTGGCCAACTTCTTCGTCTTCGACAACTTCCGCCTGATGGACTCGGGCGCGCAGCTCGAATTCGTGGCCGACCGCCTGCGTGGCGAAATCGCCCGCTTCGACATCACCGACAAGAACGGCAATGTCGTGGTCGAGAAGGACAAGCGCATCACCGCGCGCCACACCCGCACCCTCGAGCAGACCGAGACGCAGTTCATCAGCGTGCCTGAGGACTACCTCGTCGGCCGCGTGCTGGCCCGCAACATGGTCGACGCCGACACCGGCGAGATCATTGCCAAGGCCAACGACGAGTTGACCGAAGCGCTGCTGAAGAAGCTGCGCGCCGCCGGCGTGAAGGAGCTGCAAGCTCTGTACACCAACGAGCTCGACGAAGGCGCCTACATCAGCCAGACCCTGGCCGCGGACGAAACCGCCGACCAGCTGGCCGCACGTGTCGCCATCTACCGCATGATGCGCCCCGGCGAGCCGCCGACGGAAGACGCGGTGGAAGCCCTCTTCAACCGCCTCTTCTACAACGCCGACACGTATGACCTGTCGCGCGTGGGCCGCATGAAGTTCAACGCTCGCGTGATGCGTGATTCGGCCGAAGGTCCGATGACGCTGAGCAACGATGACATCCTCGATGTGGTGAAGATCCTCGTTGAGCTGCGCAACGGCCGTGGCCAAGTGGACGACATCGACCACCTGGGCAATCGCCGCGTGCGTTGCGTCGGCGAGCTGGCCGAGAACCAATACCGTTCCGGTCTCGCCCGCATCGAGAAGGCCGTGAAGGAGCGTCTGGGTCAGGCCGAAACCGAAGCCTTGATGCCGCACGACCTGATCAACTCCAAGCCGATCTCGGCTGCCCTGAAGGAGTTCTTCGGCGCGTCGCAGCTGTCGCAGTTCATGGACCAGACCAACCCGCTCTCCGAGATCACGCACAAGCGCCGTGTCTCGGCCCTGGGCCCGGGCGGTCTGACCCGCGAGCGCGCCGGCTTCGAAGTGCGCGACGTGCACGTGACCCACTACGGCCGCGTCTGCCCGATCGAAACGCCGGAAGGCCCGAACATCGGCCTGATCAACTCGCTGGCCCTCTACGCGCAGCTGAACGAATACGGCTTCCTCGAGACGCCGTACCGCCGCGTGGCCGATGGCAAGGTGACCGACCAGATCGACTACCTCTCCGCCATCGAAGAAGGCAAGTACGTGATCGCCCAGGCGAACGCGACGCTCGACAAGGACGGCAAGCTGATCGACGAGCTGGTCTCGGCCCGTGACAACGGCGAATCCATCCTGACCTCGCCGGAACGCATCCAGTACATGGACGTGGCCCCGACGCAGATCGTGTCGGTCGCCGCCTCGCTCGTGCCCTTCCTGGAGCACGACGACGCGAACCGCGCACTGATGGGCGCCAACATGCAGCGCCAGGCCGTGCCGGTGCTGCGCCCCGAGAAGGCCTTCGTCGGCACCGGTGTCGAGCGCGTGGCCGCGAAAGACTCTGGCACCGTCGTCGCGGCCCGCCGCGGTGGCGTGGTGGACTACGTCGACACTAACCGCATCGTGATCCGCGTCAACGACACGGAAACGGTGGCCGGTGAAGTCGGCGTCGACATCTACAACCTGATCAAGTACCAGCGTTCCAACCAGAACACCAACATCCACCAGCGCCCGATCGTGAAGCGCGGCGATGTGGTGTCGGCCGAAGACATCATCGCCGACGGTGCCTCCACCGACATCGGCGAGCTGGCCCTCGGCCAGAACATGCTGGTCGCGTTCATGCCCTGGAACGGCTACAACTTCGAGGACTCGATCCTCATCAGCGAACGTGTCGTCGCCGACGACCGCTACACCTCGATCCACATCGAGGAACTGGTGGTCATGGCGCGTGACACCAAGCTGGGCGCCGAAGAAATCACGCGCGACATTCCGAACTTGAGCGAGCAGCAACTGGCTCGCCTTGACGAGTCGGGCATCGTCTACGTGGGCGCCGAGGTGAACCCGGGCGACACGCTGGTGGGCAAGGTCACGCCCAAGGGCGAGACCACGCTGACGCCGGAAGAGAAGCTGCTGCGCGCCATCTTCGGCGAGAAGGCTTCTGACGTGAAGGACACCTCGCTGCGCGTGGACCAGGGCACGAGCGGCACCGTGATCGACGTGCAGGTCTTCACCCGCGAAGGCATCCAGCGCGACAAGCGCGCCCAGCAGATCATCGACGACGAGCTGAAGCGCTACCGCCTCGACCTGAACGACCAGCTGCGCATCGTGGAAGCCGACGCCTTCGACCGGATCGAGAAGCTCCTGGTTGGCAAGGTCGCCAACGGTGGCCCGCAGAAGATCGCCAAGGGCACGAGCATCACGAAGGACTACCTCGCGACCGTCGAGAAGTACCACTGGTTCGACATCCGCCCGGCCGATGAAGAGCTGGCCAACCAGCTCGAGTCGATCAAGAACTCGCTCGAGCAGACCCGCCACAGCTTCGACCTCGCCTTCGAAGAGAAGCGCAAGAAGCTGACGCAAGGCGACGAGCTGCCCGCTGGCGTGCTCAAGATGGTGAAGGTGTACCTCGCCGTCAAGCGTCGCCTGCAGCCTGGCGACAAGATGGCCGGCCGTCACGGCAACAAGGGTGTGGTCTCGAAGATCACCCCGGTCGAAGACATGCCCTACATGGCCGACGGCACGCCGTGCGACATCGTGCTCAACCCGCTGGGCGTGCCCTCGCGGATGAACGTGGGTCAGGTGCTCGAGGTTCACCTCGGCTGGGCCGGCAAGGGCATCGGCCAGCGCCTGGGCGACATGCTGCAACAGCAGGCCAAGGTGGCCGAGCTGCGCAAGTTCCTCGACGAGCTGTACAACAAGTCGGGTGGCAAGACCGAACGACTCGATCACCTCGGCGACGACGAGATCATCGAGATGGCGCAGAACCTGAGCAAGGGCGTGCCCTTCGCAACGCCGGTGTTCGACGGCGCGACCGAAGAGGAAATCCGCGGCATGCTCAAGCTTGCCTACCCGGATGACATCGCCAAGGCCAAGGGCCTGACCGAGACCCGCACGCAGGCCACGCTGTACGACGGCCGCACCGGCGAGAACTTCGAGCGCCCGGTCACCGTCGGCTACATGCACGTGCTGAAGCTGCACCACCTGGTCGACGACAAGATGCACGCCCGCTCCACCGGCCCGTACTCGCTGGTCACGCAGCAACCGCTGGGCGGCAAGGCCCAGTTCGGTGGTCAGCGCTTCGGCGAAATGGAAGTGTGGGCACTGGAAGCCTATGGCGCCAGCTACGTGCTGCAGGAAATGCTGACCGTGAAGTCCGACGACGTGAATGGCCGTACCAAGGTGTACGAGAGCATCGTCAAGGGTGAGCACGCGATCGAGGCCGGCATGCCGGAATCGTTCAACGTGCTGGTCAAGGAGATCCGTTCGCTCGGGATCGACATGGAACTCGAGCGCAACTAA